The Pseudomonadota bacterium DNA segment TCAATCATTTAATCCCTCATGTAGGAGGCTGCCGCCCGTTCTGATTCCCAGGCTGTAACTTTATAAACTGAAACCTGCTGATCTGCTAATCTTTTTTCGAGCTCAGTAAATATATACCGGGCAATAAGTTCTGAAGAAGGGCTTTGCCCGACAAACGCGGGGTGCTCGTTAAGGTAGCAGTGGTCAAGGGATTGTATAATTGCTTCCGTGTGATTTTTAAGGATTTTAAAATCAAGCAACATGCCGCTTTGGTCCAGTTCATTGCCACGTATCATGATTTCAATCTTCCAATTATGTCCATGGAGTTTTTCGCACTGACCGCAATAGTGCAGCAGGTTGTGGGCAGCGGCAAAAGAAGTTTCTATTTTCAATTCATAGGCCATGGTACAAGCCTTCCTCCTGTTAATAGTCTGGATAGTGCAATTAATAAAAATGACGAACGATATGGATGTGTATATGGAATGACTGCCTCTATATAGTGTAAATGAATCATTTTTGTCAATGGTATAGCTTCCTGATTAGTAACTATTTAGCCCATTGCATCGCTACTTAAGTAGTAAACTCGGGACTGTCCCCAGCTTCACCGGGGGCTGTCCCAGATGTTTACGGACTATGAAACAATGTCGGCATGCGCCGCAAAAGCCTGGGACAGTCCCCTTTTAAACCAAAAGGCTCGGGGACAGTCCCGGTTTTGCTCACAGCAGTGCACTTTATAAAGATGTGCTGA contains these protein-coding regions:
- the queD gene encoding 6-carboxytetrahydropterin synthase QueD — translated: MAYELKIETSFAAAHNLLHYCGQCEKLHGHNWKIEIMIRGNELDQSGMLLDFKILKNHTEAIIQSLDHCYLNEHPAFVGQSPSSELIARYIFTELEKRLADQQVSVYKVTAWESERAAASYMRD